The genomic stretch GATGGCACGCCCGAGATCGGGGAAATGCGCCGCGACCTTGTCGGGCGTGGCCTCTGCCCAGCGCGCCAACAGCGCCATGCGGTTCCTCCCCTGCGTTTCGCGCAAGCCTGCTGTCGCGCGATGGCCGCGTCAACGACGCCGACGCGCCTTGCCGTAGCAGCCCGGGCGCGCTGCAATGACGCGTCATGGCCGAACCGGTTCCCGCGCGACCTGCCTCCACCGTCCTGCTGCTGCGCGACGGCGTGCAGGGCCTCGAGGTCTTCATGGTGGTGCGCCACCACCAGATCGACTTCGCCTCGGGCGCGCTGGTGTTCCCCGGCGGGCGGGTCGAGGCGGCGGACACGGTCCTGGCGGGGGGCGATCCAGAAGCGGCGTTCCGCGTCGCGGCGGTCCGCGAGACCTGGGAGGAATGCGGCATCCTGCTCGCGCAACCTGGCACGCCGCCGTCGGCCGAGGGTGACTTCGCCGCGATGCTGGCCGCGCGGGGCCTGGTGCCCGATGCCGGCGGGCTGGCGCATTTCGCGCACTGGATCACGCCGATCCCGGTGCCCAAGCGGTTCGACACGCATTTCTTCCTCGCTGCCGCGCCGGAAGGCCAGGTGGCGCTGCATGACGGGCAGGAGGCTGTGGACAGCGTCTGGATCCGCCCCGCCGATGCGCTGGCCGCGGCCGAGGCGGGGTCGCGCAAGGTCGTGTTCCCGACCCGGATGAACCTGCAGAAGCTGGCGCGGCACGACAGCGTGGCGGAGGCGTTCGCGATGGCCGCCGCGACGCCTGTCGTGACCGTGATGCCGCAGATGCGCATGACCGAGGCCGGGCGCGTGCTGCGCATCCCGATCGAGGCCGGCTATGGTGCCGAGGAATTCCTGGCGGGCGACCCGCCGTCGATGTGATGAGGGATCAGCCC from Roseomonas fluvialis encodes the following:
- a CDS encoding NUDIX hydrolase; protein product: MAEPVPARPASTVLLLRDGVQGLEVFMVVRHHQIDFASGALVFPGGRVEAADTVLAGGDPEAAFRVAAVRETWEECGILLAQPGTPPSAEGDFAAMLAARGLVPDAGGLAHFAHWITPIPVPKRFDTHFFLAAAPEGQVALHDGQEAVDSVWIRPADALAAAEAGSRKVVFPTRMNLQKLARHDSVAEAFAMAAATPVVTVMPQMRMTEAGRVLRIPIEAGYGAEEFLAGDPPSM